Within Spirochaetota bacterium, the genomic segment AGTGTGATTGGGCGGCTGCCAGGTTGCCCAAATCAAGAAATTGGTGGGCATAATTTATTAAGTGCCGGTAATATTATTTATAAGCGGGGGAAACGAGCTATGGAGACTCGTAATCAAATGAATAGCCGTGTACGGGAAGGAATAAAAATATTTGCGGAGCAAAAACTTGCCCTTGTTGTTGTATGTGCGATTGTGTTGGGCGTATCGTTGACGGTATATTCTGCGGGAACTATCCCCTATTCATTTCGCCCGGGGGAGAAGATATCCGCAGACCAGGTCAATGCGAACTTCACCGCGCTCCAGAACAGGCTTGTGGAGCTTGAACAGGGCATTGCGCGCGCGGAAGGGGCTCCCGTGGGCGCGATAGTGGCGTTTGCGGGAACAAGTGAAAGGGTGCCGGCAGGCTGGTTCATTTGCGATGGACGTGAAGTGTCCCGATTTAAGGAAGGAGGGACAGAATTTGCAGATCTTTTTTTGGCTATAGGTGTGATATGGGGAGTAGGGGATGGATCTCTGACCTACAATCTTCCCGATTTACGAGGTGTGTTTTTAAGGGGTTCAAATACA encodes:
- a CDS encoding tail fiber protein; this encodes MIGRLPGCPNQEIGGHNLLSAGNIIYKRGKRAMETRNQMNSRVREGIKIFAEQKLALVVVCAIVLGVSLTVYSAGTIPYSFRPGEKISADQVNANFTALQNRLVELEQGIARAEGAPVGAIVAFAGTSERVPAGWFICDGREVSRFKEGGTEFADLFLAIGVIWGVGDGSLTYNLPDLRGVFLRGSNTVIHGAGTRTDNYSDEDFAGRTWANDMQRNDEGVGSFEMDELEAHTHEQVFPTAVRFCGDTSCGGKYGGLISTTITSSTGGRETRPKNAAINYIIKY